A genomic window from Streptomyces mirabilis includes:
- a CDS encoding Gfo/Idh/MocA family oxidoreductase, giving the protein MIATPDGEFGLALIGCGGFGAYVLDSVRDVPGLRVVVCADPDRARARALAERHDAAVCTTVEEAVTLPGVDVVLLATPPVAHADAAVTALRAGKHVFCEKPIAVTLEAAARVAEEADRAPGVFVVDHVLRYNPILRLLQRLGGEGLLDPLRRFAFENDASDEDLGPDHWFWDPARSGGIHIEHGVHFFDAASALMGSDPVEVQGTAVRRPGGPVDIVVATATHPGGAVATHTHSFTHAHRAERQLMRLDYGFAEARVTGWIPTGATLTAWTDEAGAPRWERLPERAGELLAVPGARPHGQERITVSVTRGAGSDRPASGRGVRRVVPHRVDCVIDLGGEARKQYVYAESVRAAMSDLLHCAAHGGTPVADASAGLAAVAVAQAATRSAESGRTLPVTLPSPSAKGASG; this is encoded by the coding sequence ATGATCGCCACACCCGACGGGGAGTTCGGGCTGGCGCTGATCGGCTGCGGCGGCTTCGGCGCCTACGTGCTGGACTCGGTGCGCGACGTCCCCGGACTGCGGGTCGTCGTGTGCGCCGACCCCGACCGCGCCCGCGCCCGCGCCCTGGCCGAACGGCACGACGCGGCGGTCTGCACGACCGTCGAGGAGGCGGTGACGCTCCCGGGTGTCGACGTGGTGCTCCTGGCCACCCCGCCGGTCGCCCACGCGGATGCCGCCGTGACCGCGCTGCGCGCGGGCAAGCACGTCTTCTGCGAGAAGCCGATCGCCGTCACCCTCGAGGCCGCCGCGCGCGTCGCGGAGGAGGCGGACCGTGCGCCCGGCGTGTTCGTCGTCGACCATGTGCTGCGCTACAACCCGATCCTGCGGCTGCTCCAGCGGCTCGGCGGGGAAGGGCTGCTGGACCCGCTGCGGCGGTTCGCCTTCGAGAACGACGCCTCCGACGAGGACCTGGGCCCGGACCACTGGTTCTGGGACCCGGCGCGCAGCGGCGGCATCCACATCGAGCACGGCGTGCACTTCTTCGACGCGGCGAGCGCCCTGATGGGCAGCGACCCGGTCGAGGTCCAGGGCACCGCGGTGCGGCGACCCGGCGGCCCCGTGGACATCGTGGTGGCCACCGCCACCCATCCCGGCGGTGCCGTGGCGACCCACACCCACTCCTTCACCCACGCCCACCGCGCCGAGCGGCAGTTGATGCGCCTGGACTACGGCTTCGCCGAAGCCCGCGTCACCGGCTGGATCCCCACCGGCGCGACCCTCACCGCGTGGACCGACGAGGCGGGCGCCCCCCGTTGGGAGCGGCTGCCCGAACGGGCCGGCGAGCTCCTCGCGGTCCCCGGGGCGCGCCCGCACGGGCAGGAGCGGATCACGGTGTCGGTGACCCGTGGTGCCGGCTCGGACCGTCCGGCCTCCGGCCGCGGGGTCAGGCGCGTCGTCCCGCACCGGGTCGACTGCGTGATCGATCTGGGCGGCGAGGCGCGCAAGCAGTACGTCTACGCCGAGAGCGTGCGGGCGGCCATGTCCGACCTGCTGCACTGTGCGGCGCACGGCGGCACCCCGGTGGCCGACGCCTCCGCCGGGCTCGCCGCCGTTGCGGTGGCGCAGGCGGCGACCCGGTCGGCGGAGAGTGGTCGCACGCTGCCCGTCACCCTCCCATCCCCCTCGGCCAAAGGAGCATCGGGATGA
- a CDS encoding glycoside hydrolase family 13 protein, with product MALASSSGPSTERAWWRDAAVYQVYLRSFADANGDGIGDLAGLRQHLDYLVELGIDAIWLNPCYPSPQKDHGYDVADYMDIAPEYGDLATFDSLTADAHDRGLKVLMDLVPNHCSSEHPWFRAAVAAGPGSPERARFIFRDGIGDDGTVPPNNWLSNFGGPAWTRVMEPDGTPGQWYLHLFDTAQPDFDWTHPDVIDMFDDVLRFWFDRGVDGFRIDVAAGLHKQPGLPDWNGGHYNEYTHNRPQVHEVYRRWRRIVDSYAPQRELTFVGEIWVPDTADLAAYLRPDELHQAFYFDLLKQPWNAQQFRDSIDRALTGIGPTGATITWTLANHDVHRTVTRYGIVRADEPHESLDRDLVLIRPRGEVDTVLGQRRSRAASMLLLALPGSHYLYQGEELGLPEVLDLPDQDRQDPTWFRSEGLDPGRDGSRVPLPWTTQAPSFGFSPTQATAKPWLPQPQWFVKYAASEQLKDADSTLALHRRALRVHRDLFPTDDRAVTWIDVPGRDDVLAFRRGSVTCVMVFGDTPLRPLAEWGSIVLYSAPLRQGELAGNSAAWLLTP from the coding sequence GTGGCCCTGGCTTCGTCCTCCGGTCCCTCCACCGAGCGAGCTTGGTGGCGCGACGCAGCTGTCTACCAGGTCTACCTGCGCTCGTTCGCCGACGCCAACGGGGACGGGATCGGCGATCTGGCCGGACTGCGCCAGCATCTGGACTACCTCGTCGAACTCGGCATAGACGCCATCTGGCTCAACCCGTGCTATCCCTCACCGCAGAAGGACCACGGCTACGACGTGGCCGACTACATGGACATCGCCCCGGAGTACGGCGACCTGGCGACGTTCGACTCCCTGACGGCCGACGCGCACGACCGGGGTCTGAAGGTGCTCATGGACCTGGTGCCCAACCACTGCTCCAGCGAGCATCCGTGGTTCCGCGCGGCCGTGGCCGCGGGCCCCGGCTCGCCGGAACGCGCGCGCTTCATCTTCCGCGACGGCATCGGCGACGACGGCACCGTGCCGCCGAACAACTGGCTGTCCAACTTCGGCGGGCCGGCGTGGACCCGGGTCATGGAGCCCGACGGCACACCCGGCCAGTGGTACCTGCACCTCTTCGACACCGCCCAGCCGGACTTCGACTGGACACACCCGGACGTCATCGACATGTTCGACGACGTGCTGCGATTCTGGTTCGACCGGGGCGTCGACGGATTCCGCATCGACGTGGCAGCCGGACTGCACAAGCAGCCCGGGCTGCCGGACTGGAACGGCGGCCACTACAACGAGTACACGCACAACCGTCCACAGGTTCACGAGGTCTACCGCCGTTGGCGCCGCATCGTCGATTCCTATGCGCCCCAGCGAGAGCTCACCTTCGTGGGCGAGATCTGGGTCCCCGACACCGCCGACCTCGCCGCCTACCTTCGCCCGGACGAGCTCCACCAGGCCTTCTACTTCGACCTGCTCAAGCAGCCCTGGAACGCCCAGCAGTTCCGCGACTCGATCGACCGGGCCCTCACCGGCATCGGGCCGACCGGTGCCACCATCACCTGGACCCTGGCCAACCACGACGTGCACCGCACCGTGACGCGCTACGGAATCGTCCGCGCCGACGAGCCGCACGAGTCGCTCGACCGCGACCTGGTTCTCATCCGGCCGCGCGGCGAGGTGGACACCGTCCTCGGTCAGCGGCGCTCCCGTGCCGCGAGCATGCTCCTCCTCGCCTTGCCCGGCTCGCACTACCTCTACCAGGGTGAGGAGTTGGGGCTGCCCGAGGTGCTCGATCTGCCGGACCAAGACCGTCAGGACCCGACCTGGTTCCGCTCCGAGGGCCTCGATCCCGGCCGTGACGGCTCGCGCGTGCCGCTGCCGTGGACCACGCAGGCGCCGAGCTTCGGCTTTTCGCCGACGCAGGCCACCGCCAAACCCTGGCTCCCGCAACCGCAGTGGTTCGTCAAGTACGCCGCGTCCGAACAGCTCAAGGACGCCGACTCCACCCTCGCACTGCACCGCAGGGCGCTGCGCGTCCACCGGGACCTGTTCCCCACGGACGACCGGGCGGTGACCTGGATCGACGTCCCCGGCCGGGACGACGTACTCGCCTTCCGCCGCGGCAGCGTCACCTGCGTCATGGTGTTCGGTGACACGCCGCTCCGGCCACTGGCCGAATGGGGGTCGATCGTGCTCTACAGCGCCCCACTGCGCCAAGGGGAGCTCGCCGGCAACTCGGCCGCGTGGCTGCTCACGCCGTGA
- a CDS encoding glycoside hydrolase family 13 protein, which produces MSGTPDDVSSVPGPAAAGHGTGGSGGPDSAVPWWRETVCYEIYPRSFADSNGDGVGDLPGATARLEHLQELGVDAVWITPFYPSPLADGGYDITDHTAVAPDLGTQADFDALVQRAHALGVKILVDLVPNHTSDQHPWFREAVAARPGSRARERYIFRPGRGENGELPPNDWQSAFGGPAWTRVQESDGSPGEWYLHLHAPQQPDLNWRDHEVVADFERILKHWLDRGVDGFRIDVAHTLFKAQGLPDAGAGQHQDIHRNHLMPYYDQEELHPLFRDWRVLLDSHPAPAGAVPPGERVMVAEAGIFDRERLARYVSPGEMQQTFNFAFLESCWDGRAMREVVEQSVAGMEAVGAPVTWVLSSHDAVRPVTRYGGGQVGERRARAAALLMLALPGAAYVYQGEELGLPQVELADDRLRDPLWERSGHQERGRDGCRVPLPWEGDAAPYGFSTAAPEDCWFPQPADWAGLSAMAQESDGDSMLTLYRRALRLRRGHPASDGALKLDGPDSGEWFGFERGSGLRCVVNFGARPLPLDHDADVLLSSAPLDGRSIPQDTAVWMTHTEYDSE; this is translated from the coding sequence ATGTCCGGAACTCCGGACGACGTCAGCAGCGTCCCGGGCCCAGCCGCCGCCGGGCACGGGACGGGCGGTTCCGGCGGACCGGACAGCGCCGTCCCGTGGTGGCGGGAGACCGTCTGCTACGAGATCTACCCCCGCTCCTTCGCCGACAGCAACGGGGACGGCGTCGGGGACCTGCCCGGTGCCACGGCGCGGCTGGAGCATCTGCAGGAACTGGGCGTCGACGCAGTGTGGATCACCCCGTTCTACCCCTCGCCGCTGGCCGACGGCGGCTACGACATCACCGACCACACCGCAGTGGCGCCCGACCTCGGAACCCAGGCCGACTTCGACGCCCTGGTGCAGCGGGCCCACGCCCTGGGCGTCAAGATCCTGGTGGACCTGGTCCCCAACCACACCTCCGATCAGCACCCCTGGTTCCGCGAGGCGGTCGCCGCCAGGCCCGGCTCACGGGCAAGGGAGCGCTACATCTTCCGGCCGGGCCGCGGCGAGAACGGCGAACTGCCCCCCAACGACTGGCAGTCCGCGTTCGGCGGCCCTGCCTGGACCAGGGTGCAGGAGTCGGACGGCAGCCCCGGCGAGTGGTACCTGCACTTGCACGCGCCGCAGCAGCCGGACCTGAACTGGCGCGACCACGAGGTCGTCGCCGACTTCGAGCGGATTCTGAAGCACTGGCTGGACCGCGGCGTCGACGGCTTCCGCATCGATGTCGCCCACACCCTGTTCAAAGCGCAAGGCCTGCCCGACGCCGGCGCGGGCCAGCACCAGGACATCCACCGCAACCACCTGATGCCCTACTACGACCAGGAGGAACTGCACCCCCTGTTCCGCGATTGGCGTGTGCTGCTGGACAGCCACCCCGCGCCTGCCGGCGCGGTGCCCCCGGGCGAACGGGTGATGGTGGCCGAGGCCGGCATCTTCGACCGCGAGCGGCTGGCCCGCTACGTCAGCCCCGGCGAGATGCAGCAGACCTTCAACTTCGCTTTCCTGGAGTCCTGTTGGGACGGGAGGGCGATGCGGGAGGTGGTCGAGCAGTCCGTAGCCGGCATGGAGGCAGTGGGAGCCCCGGTCACCTGGGTGCTCTCCAGTCATGACGCGGTCCGGCCAGTCACCCGCTACGGCGGCGGCCAGGTCGGTGAGCGCCGGGCCCGGGCCGCGGCGCTGCTGATGCTCGCGCTGCCCGGCGCGGCCTACGTCTACCAGGGCGAGGAACTCGGCCTTCCGCAGGTCGAACTCGCCGACGACCGGCTGCGTGACCCTCTGTGGGAGCGCTCCGGACACCAGGAGCGCGGCCGGGACGGATGCCGGGTGCCACTGCCCTGGGAGGGCGACGCCGCCCCGTACGGCTTCAGCACCGCCGCCCCCGAAGACTGCTGGTTCCCCCAGCCCGCGGACTGGGCGGGATTGTCCGCCATGGCGCAAGAGAGCGACGGGGACTCCATGCTGACGCTGTACCGCAGGGCGCTGCGACTGCGACGCGGCCACCCGGCCTCGGACGGGGCGCTGAAGCTGGACGGTCCCGACAGCGGCGAATGGTTCGGCTTCGAACGCGGGTCGGGCCTGCGGTGCGTGGTCAACTTCGGCGCGCGGCCGCTACCTCTGGACCACGACGCCGACGTCCTGCTGTCCAGCGCACCGCTCGATGGCCGCAGCATCCCGCAGGACACGGCCGTATGGATGACCCACACGGAGTACGACAGTGAGTGA
- a CDS encoding glycogen debranching N-terminal domain-containing protein → MSHQHFTPAVGLHELVTVVRAPSVCLSGGDGQISAGGAQGFYDSDRRILSRLQVEVADATVIPVGRSHGGGEAVFSSQVWPDGDASSDASVSLHRRRTVRPGGLTERLEFVNRGTGPVGVRLLVRCGSDLAPMGRVRAGADYVPVASEADGSWVRWSDGGQEVVLTADREPEEIRCEDGGAVVAFRVVISAESTWSVTLSASPSGTERAGADRSALFGQAPTGGPPVFRASAQPRDPVLAKLVGHSLEDLDGMLLTDPFDPADLFLAAGSPWYFTLFGRDALWSAALLLPLGTRLAAGTLRTLARRQGTRLRPQRDEQPGKILHEVRRETLRVADVVIPPVYYGTIDATALWVRLLHDAWRAGMPADEVAALLPHLRAALRWIAECGDADGDGLLEYRPSAHDGLANQGWKDSAEGVRWADGRFAEAPLALCEVQAYAYAAAVQGADILDAFGLSIADHWREWAARLRERFRRSYWLSDAYGPYPAIALDAGKRPVDGATSNMAHVLGTGLLTSEESALVANRLAQPDLDCGYGLRTLSETSRAFNPLSYHCGSVWPHDTAIAVLGLAAEGHHTVACSLAQGVVAAAEHFEYRLPELYGVPGGDGGLLLAYPTACRPQAWAAAGAVAIAGYLEGRASYGVDARRTTPPEDGLRSTR, encoded by the coding sequence GTGAGCCACCAGCACTTCACACCCGCCGTGGGACTGCACGAGCTGGTCACTGTGGTGCGGGCACCGTCGGTGTGTCTGAGCGGAGGCGACGGGCAGATATCCGCCGGTGGGGCGCAGGGGTTCTACGACAGCGACCGCAGGATCCTGTCGCGCCTTCAGGTGGAGGTGGCCGACGCGACGGTAATTCCGGTGGGCAGATCGCACGGTGGCGGCGAGGCGGTCTTCAGCTCCCAGGTGTGGCCTGACGGTGACGCCTCCTCGGACGCCTCGGTGAGCCTGCACCGGCGTCGTACGGTTCGGCCGGGTGGGCTCACGGAACGGCTCGAGTTCGTGAACCGCGGCACCGGACCGGTCGGCGTGCGGCTGTTGGTACGTTGCGGCAGCGATTTGGCCCCGATGGGCCGGGTACGCGCCGGCGCGGATTACGTCCCGGTCGCCTCGGAGGCGGACGGTTCATGGGTGCGCTGGTCGGACGGCGGCCAGGAGGTCGTGCTGACGGCAGACCGCGAGCCCGAGGAGATCCGGTGCGAGGACGGCGGCGCGGTCGTGGCGTTCCGGGTGGTCATCAGCGCCGAGAGCACCTGGTCGGTGACGCTGTCCGCGTCGCCCTCCGGTACCGAGCGGGCCGGTGCGGACAGATCGGCGCTTTTCGGGCAGGCGCCGACGGGCGGGCCGCCGGTCTTCCGGGCCTCCGCGCAGCCGCGGGATCCGGTGCTGGCCAAGCTGGTCGGGCACAGCCTGGAGGACCTGGACGGCATGCTGCTGACCGACCCCTTCGACCCCGCCGACCTGTTCCTGGCGGCCGGCAGCCCCTGGTACTTCACCCTCTTCGGCCGCGACGCCCTGTGGTCGGCGGCCCTGCTGCTCCCGCTGGGCACCCGCCTGGCCGCCGGTACCCTGCGGACCCTGGCCCGTCGCCAGGGGACCCGGCTGCGACCGCAGCGCGACGAGCAACCCGGGAAGATACTCCACGAGGTGCGGCGGGAGACGCTGCGGGTGGCGGACGTGGTCATCCCGCCGGTGTACTACGGCACGATCGACGCGACTGCGCTCTGGGTACGCCTGCTGCACGACGCATGGCGTGCGGGCATGCCCGCGGACGAGGTGGCGGCACTGCTGCCCCATCTCCGGGCGGCCCTGCGCTGGATCGCCGAGTGCGGTGACGCCGACGGCGACGGGTTGCTGGAGTACCGTCCGTCCGCGCACGACGGACTTGCCAACCAGGGCTGGAAGGACTCGGCCGAGGGGGTGCGCTGGGCTGACGGACGGTTCGCCGAGGCGCCGCTGGCGCTGTGTGAGGTCCAGGCCTATGCCTACGCCGCCGCCGTCCAGGGGGCCGACATCCTCGACGCGTTCGGGCTGAGTATCGCGGACCACTGGCGCGAGTGGGCCGCACGGCTGCGCGAACGCTTCCGGCGGTCGTACTGGCTCAGTGACGCGTACGGACCCTACCCGGCGATCGCGCTCGACGCAGGCAAGCGGCCGGTGGACGGCGCCACTTCGAACATGGCTCATGTGCTGGGCACCGGCCTTCTGACGAGCGAGGAATCCGCGCTGGTGGCCAATAGGCTGGCCCAGCCCGACCTGGACTGCGGGTACGGGCTGCGGACGCTGTCGGAGACCAGCCGGGCGTTCAATCCCCTGAGCTACCACTGCGGCAGCGTGTGGCCGCACGACACCGCCATTGCGGTCCTCGGACTGGCCGCCGAGGGGCACCACACGGTGGCCTGCTCCCTCGCCCAGGGTGTCGTGGCCGCGGCGGAGCACTTCGAGTACCGCTTGCCGGAGCTCTACGGCGTCCCCGGCGGCGACGGAGGACTCCTGCTTGCCTACCCCACGGCGTGTCGTCCGCAGGCATGGGCGGCCGCCGGTGCGGTCGCCATCGCCGGCTACCTCGAGGGGCGGGCGTCCTACGGAGTGGATGCCCGCCGCACCACCCCGCCGGAGGACGGCCTGCGCAGCACCCGGTGA
- a CDS encoding sugar ABC transporter permease, with protein MTVITDRPAAEPAESKRRLTRRRRRITHEGRAALLLISPTLLLLALVIAYPVVTALITSFRKDQSLQNGFFTRGGGFAGSSNYIHWLLQRCGTAACAPGTLGSEFWDAVTVTVLFTVITVALEMFLGTLMALVMQRSFKGRSLLRASVLVPWAIPTAVTAKLWYFMFAYDGIVNRLLGTHILWTDGQWASRFAVIVGDVWKTTPFVALLVLAGLQIIPTELYEAARVDGASAWQRFRYVTAPLVRPALLVATLFRILDVLRIYDLPAILTHGGGGTGHATTTLSILVIAQLEQGYGGASALSTITFLFIFAVAFLMVKLFNASVIRTQQSAVK; from the coding sequence ATGACCGTTATCACCGACAGACCGGCAGCGGAGCCGGCCGAGTCGAAACGGCGACTTACGCGCCGGCGGCGTCGCATCACCCATGAGGGCCGTGCCGCACTGCTGCTGATCAGCCCCACTCTGCTGTTGCTCGCCCTGGTCATCGCCTACCCGGTGGTGACCGCTCTGATCACCTCGTTCCGGAAGGACCAGTCACTCCAGAACGGGTTCTTCACCCGGGGCGGCGGGTTCGCGGGTTCCAGTAACTACATCCACTGGCTGCTCCAGCGCTGCGGCACCGCCGCCTGTGCGCCCGGCACCCTGGGAAGCGAGTTCTGGGACGCTGTGACCGTCACCGTGCTCTTCACCGTCATCACCGTCGCGCTCGAGATGTTCCTCGGCACGCTGATGGCGCTGGTGATGCAACGCAGCTTCAAGGGCCGCTCGCTCCTGCGGGCCAGCGTGCTGGTGCCCTGGGCGATCCCCACCGCGGTCACCGCGAAGCTGTGGTATTTCATGTTCGCCTACGACGGCATCGTCAACAGGCTCCTCGGGACGCACATCCTGTGGACCGACGGGCAGTGGGCATCGCGGTTCGCCGTGATCGTCGGCGATGTCTGGAAGACCACCCCGTTCGTCGCCCTGCTCGTCCTGGCCGGACTGCAGATCATCCCCACCGAGCTGTACGAAGCGGCGAGGGTCGACGGCGCGAGCGCCTGGCAGCGCTTCCGATACGTCACGGCACCCCTGGTGCGCCCGGCCCTGCTGGTCGCGACCCTGTTCCGGATCCTGGACGTGCTGCGCATCTACGATCTGCCCGCCATCCTCACCCACGGCGGTGGCGGCACCGGCCACGCCACCACCACCTTGTCGATCCTGGTCATCGCCCAGCTCGAACAGGGTTACGGGGGCGCGTCCGCCCTGTCCACCATCACTTTCCTGTTCATCTTCGCGGTGGCCTTCCTCATGGTGAAGCTTTTCAACGCGAGCGTGATCCGCACCCAGCAGTCGGCGGTGAAGTGA
- a CDS encoding LacI family DNA-binding transcriptional regulator — protein sequence MAEQARPPTKATAPTLVDVARAAGVSRQTVSNVINAPERVRPETRERVELFIARLGYQPNRLAQALRANTSRMVGYRIEPPTADALDPFHDRLLHSLSEAGRAADRHLLLFPADDDAAEIEVCQRLHRGAGVEAFVLYGVEAQDPRPRALIDLGVPFVAFGRTAQGSEEYAWVDVDNFFGIAAAVDHLVRRGHRRIGYVGLKPEENVGGQRARGWHAAIDRQGLPSDCHALVLCGQDTVPAGMQMAFALLERSDPPTAIVTASDTLAVGVMRAAQQWGVEVGRDLAVVGFDDSPTAAALELSSIRQPMAEIGQQIMATLLGLAPAAEGGPGTALGSGGKLLMPTLIVRSSSASPAPRTT from the coding sequence GTGGCAGAGCAGGCCCGGCCGCCAACCAAAGCCACGGCCCCGACACTTGTGGACGTCGCCAGGGCGGCCGGTGTGTCCCGGCAGACCGTCTCCAACGTCATCAACGCGCCAGAGCGGGTACGTCCCGAAACCCGGGAACGCGTCGAGCTGTTCATCGCCCGACTCGGCTATCAGCCCAACCGGCTGGCGCAGGCCCTGCGGGCCAACACCTCACGGATGGTCGGCTACCGCATCGAGCCGCCGACGGCCGACGCGCTGGACCCGTTTCACGACCGTCTGCTGCATTCTCTGTCCGAGGCCGGCCGCGCCGCGGACCGCCATCTGCTGCTGTTCCCCGCCGACGACGACGCCGCTGAGATCGAGGTGTGCCAGCGGCTGCACCGGGGCGCGGGAGTGGAGGCCTTCGTACTCTACGGCGTCGAGGCGCAGGACCCGCGGCCGCGCGCCTTGATCGACCTGGGCGTCCCTTTCGTCGCCTTCGGGCGGACGGCGCAGGGCAGCGAGGAGTACGCCTGGGTCGATGTCGACAACTTCTTCGGCATCGCCGCCGCGGTCGACCACCTCGTGCGCCGCGGCCACCGGCGCATCGGGTACGTGGGGTTGAAGCCCGAGGAGAACGTGGGCGGACAGCGGGCGCGCGGCTGGCATGCGGCGATCGACCGCCAGGGGCTGCCTTCCGACTGTCACGCACTGGTTCTGTGCGGGCAGGACACCGTTCCCGCCGGCATGCAGATGGCCTTCGCGCTGCTGGAGCGGTCCGACCCGCCCACCGCGATCGTCACCGCTTCCGACACCCTCGCTGTCGGGGTCATGCGAGCGGCCCAGCAATGGGGGGTGGAGGTGGGCCGGGATCTCGCCGTCGTCGGCTTCGACGACTCTCCCACCGCCGCCGCTCTGGAACTCAGCAGCATCCGCCAGCCCATGGCGGAGATCGGGCAGCAGATCATGGCCACCCTGCTCGGCCTCGCTCCGGCCGCGGAAGGGGGCCCGGGCACCGCTCTAGGATCCGGCGGCAAACTGCTGATGCCGACGCTGATCGTCCGTTCCTCCAGCGCAAGTCCCGCGCCGCGCACCACTTGA
- a CDS encoding carbohydrate ABC transporter permease, with protein MASTTTTTPAVPSRRSTVLRRTAGRLGLYTGIAAIIVWCLGPFYWMVVTAFRQVGFTFDTTPWPTHVTLDDFRTAFDTSRGNHFGQALLNSTIIGAATTAIAMLVGTFAAYAVARLHFRGKFLVLGLVLSAAMFPGVALVTPLFQLFTRIHWLGTYQALIIPDISFALPLTVWILTSFFAEMPWELEQAARIDGCTPAQAFRLVILPLAAPALFTTAILVFISAWNEYLLSSLLSNGNAAVAPVTVAIAGFTGSQPHQEPYTAVMAAGTVVTIPLIIVVLLFQRRIISGLTAGAVK; from the coding sequence ATGGCCAGCACCACGACAACCACCCCCGCAGTGCCCTCCCGCCGATCGACGGTGCTCCGCCGGACGGCCGGTCGCCTCGGCCTGTACACGGGGATCGCGGCGATCATCGTATGGTGTCTGGGGCCCTTCTACTGGATGGTCGTCACCGCGTTCCGCCAGGTGGGATTCACCTTCGACACCACCCCGTGGCCGACCCATGTCACCTTGGACGACTTCCGCACCGCATTCGACACCAGCCGCGGCAACCATTTCGGCCAGGCGCTCCTCAACAGCACCATCATCGGGGCGGCCACCACAGCGATCGCCATGCTGGTCGGCACCTTCGCCGCCTACGCCGTGGCGCGCTTGCACTTCCGCGGCAAGTTCCTGGTCCTCGGCCTGGTGCTGAGCGCGGCCATGTTCCCCGGGGTCGCCCTCGTCACCCCGCTGTTCCAACTGTTCACCAGGATCCACTGGCTGGGCACCTACCAGGCCCTCATCATCCCCGACATCTCCTTCGCCCTGCCGCTCACCGTGTGGATCCTGACCAGTTTCTTCGCCGAGATGCCCTGGGAACTGGAGCAGGCGGCTCGCATCGACGGCTGCACCCCTGCCCAGGCGTTCCGGCTCGTCATCCTGCCGCTGGCCGCACCGGCCCTGTTCACCACCGCGATCCTGGTCTTCATCTCGGCCTGGAACGAATACCTCCTGTCCAGCCTCCTGTCCAACGGCAACGCCGCAGTCGCGCCGGTCACCGTCGCGATCGCCGGCTTCACCGGGTCCCAGCCCCACCAGGAGCCCTACACCGCCGTGATGGCCGCCGGGACCGTCGTCACCATCCCGCTGATCATCGTGGTGCTGCTCTTCCAGCGGCGCATCATCTCCGGCCTGACCGCGGGCGCCGTCAAGTAG
- a CDS encoding ABC transporter substrate-binding protein, whose translation MENRARRPLAAVAGALALALALAACGSSGDGGGSASKNESGRGPITYVQGKDNTGDVKNIIAKWNALHPDQKVTLKEQSDQADQQHDDLVQHFKAQDPSYDVVSVDVVWTPEFAAQGWVQPLAGKFAIDTAPLLKVAVDAATYQGKLYAAPMTSDGGMLYYRKDLVPKPPSTWSELLADCKIAQAHHMGCYAGQFAKYEGLTVNASEAINAAGGEIVKTDGKTADVDTPQAVKGLSFLADAYKNGDIPKEAITYQEEQGRQAFEAGKLLFLRNWSYVYNLAGTDGSSVVKSKFAVAPEPGPNGIGASTLGGHSLGMSVYSKHKATALDFMKFYESSDIQHELLIKESNAPVLKSLYTDPALLANPKLGYLKTLGESLASAKSRPVTPFYPGVTAAIEENAYAAIKGSKSVSQALKDMQAAINSATSG comes from the coding sequence GTGGAGAACAGAGCAAGGCGGCCACTGGCGGCAGTCGCAGGCGCCCTTGCGCTCGCGTTGGCGCTGGCGGCGTGCGGGTCGTCCGGTGACGGCGGGGGCAGCGCCTCGAAGAACGAGTCGGGCCGCGGCCCCATCACCTATGTGCAGGGCAAGGACAACACCGGCGACGTCAAGAACATCATCGCGAAGTGGAACGCTCTGCATCCGGACCAGAAAGTCACCCTCAAGGAGCAGAGCGACCAGGCGGACCAGCAACATGACGACCTGGTGCAGCACTTCAAGGCCCAAGACCCTAGCTACGACGTGGTGTCGGTCGACGTCGTGTGGACACCGGAGTTCGCCGCGCAGGGCTGGGTGCAGCCGCTGGCCGGCAAATTCGCCATCGACACCGCACCGCTGCTGAAGGTGGCGGTGGACGCAGCGACCTACCAGGGGAAGCTGTACGCGGCGCCGATGACCTCCGACGGGGGGATGCTGTACTACCGCAAGGATCTGGTCCCCAAGCCACCGTCCACCTGGAGCGAGCTGTTGGCTGACTGCAAGATCGCTCAGGCTCACCACATGGGCTGCTACGCGGGCCAGTTCGCCAAGTACGAGGGTCTGACCGTCAACGCCTCCGAGGCGATCAACGCGGCGGGCGGTGAGATCGTCAAGACCGACGGCAAGACCGCGGACGTCGACACGCCGCAGGCCGTCAAGGGCCTGTCGTTCCTTGCGGACGCCTACAAGAACGGCGACATCCCCAAGGAGGCCATCACCTACCAGGAGGAGCAGGGTCGCCAGGCGTTCGAAGCCGGAAAGCTGCTGTTCCTGCGCAACTGGTCCTACGTTTACAACCTGGCCGGCACCGACGGAAGTTCGGTGGTCAAGAGCAAGTTCGCGGTGGCCCCCGAGCCCGGGCCGAACGGCATCGGCGCGAGCACCCTGGGCGGGCACTCCCTGGGCATGAGCGTCTACTCCAAGCACAAGGCGACCGCACTGGACTTCATGAAGTTCTACGAAAGCAGCGATATCCAGCACGAGCTGCTGATCAAGGAGTCCAACGCCCCGGTCCTCAAGAGCCTCTACACGGATCCGGCGTTGCTGGCCAATCCCAAGCTCGGCTACCTCAAGACGCTTGGAGAGAGCCTCGCGAGCGCCAAGAGCCGCCCGGTCACGCCGTTTTACCCCGGTGTCACCGCGGCCATCGAGGAGAACGCCTATGCCGCGATCAAGGGCAGCAAGTCGGTCTCCCAGGCCTTGAAGGACATGCAGGCGGCGATCAACTCCGCCACGAGCGGCTGA